In Vibrio alginolyticus NBRC 15630 = ATCC 17749, one genomic interval encodes:
- a CDS encoding AraC family transcriptional regulator — protein sequence MGHQYQVTLFRAEQQQKLRNVRIHSPSLIQIVKGSKHLFWKDEVLDIHDPNIMLCEANASLNFENLPLQGRFLSRMFSFHCVPSDEMLELSMSNALGNYVPVVETDKALKATLNALFSFERESLSEATQRYWIMGLYQQLAERGLLHRLFSSSHISFSQKLSRYLSRSPGEEHPLDMVAGHFAMSRATLIRKLKQEGTQYREVLAEVRLNHALYLMQNGSYNVAMLAQLCGYQSEGRFSQRFKSKFGLTPSEYIKTVVS from the coding sequence ATGGGTCACCAATATCAGGTTACGCTGTTTCGTGCGGAGCAGCAGCAGAAGCTTCGTAATGTCAGGATTCACTCCCCAAGCCTTATTCAGATTGTTAAGGGGAGTAAACATCTTTTCTGGAAAGATGAAGTACTCGACATCCATGATCCAAATATCATGCTTTGTGAAGCAAATGCATCCCTAAATTTTGAAAACCTTCCTCTACAAGGGCGATTTCTTTCTCGAATGTTCAGTTTTCACTGTGTGCCTAGCGATGAAATGTTGGAGCTAAGCATGAGCAACGCATTAGGAAACTATGTACCCGTTGTTGAGACAGATAAAGCATTGAAAGCGACGTTAAATGCTTTGTTTTCGTTTGAGCGGGAAAGCTTAAGTGAAGCGACACAACGCTATTGGATTATGGGCCTATATCAGCAGCTAGCTGAGAGAGGGTTATTGCATCGGTTGTTCTCGAGTTCACATATCTCTTTTAGTCAGAAACTTAGTCGTTACTTATCGCGCTCTCCAGGGGAGGAGCATCCATTAGACATGGTCGCGGGGCACTTTGCTATGAGCCGAGCAACATTGATACGCAAACTGAAACAAGAAGGTACCCAGTATCGTGAAGTATTGGCGGAAGTGCGCTTAAATCACGCACTTTACTTGATGCAAAATGGCTCGTATAACGTTGCTATGCTCGCACAGTTGTGTGGTTATCAGTCAGAGGGGCGTTTTAGCCAACGCTTTAAAAGTAAGTTCGGCCTAACGCCCAGCGAGTATATTAAAACGGTAGTGAGTTAA
- a CDS encoding YbhB/YbcL family Raf kinase inhibitor-like protein yields MKAIYKSVLALSVFAVGSAHAFELVSRDIQEGHPMAKTFEYSGWGCDGGNQSPQLMWKEAPKGTKSFAITVYDPDAPTGSGFWHWIAFNIPSTVSELPRGIDMNKLGGKESRIDYGTTGFGGACPPKNDGMHRYQFTVWSLPTEELNLAENTPPAIVGFTLNSVALGKATLTTTYTR; encoded by the coding sequence ATGAAAGCGATCTACAAATCAGTTTTGGCATTGAGTGTTTTTGCGGTCGGTTCTGCCCATGCATTTGAACTCGTGAGTAGAGATATTCAAGAAGGCCACCCGATGGCGAAGACATTTGAATACTCTGGTTGGGGATGTGATGGCGGGAATCAATCACCACAATTGATGTGGAAAGAAGCTCCAAAGGGCACAAAAAGTTTTGCGATCACCGTGTATGACCCCGATGCGCCAACAGGCAGTGGTTTTTGGCATTGGATAGCGTTTAATATTCCATCCACCGTTAGCGAGCTGCCTCGAGGCATTGATATGAACAAGTTAGGCGGCAAAGAATCTCGTATTGACTACGGCACAACGGGGTTCGGCGGCGCGTGTCCTCCAAAGAATGATGGGATGCATCGTTACCAGTTTACGGTGTGGTCATTGCCAACTGAAGAACTGAATTTGGCTGAAAACACGCCTCCAGCCATTGTAGGGTTTACTTTGAATAGTGTTGCTTTGGGTAAAGCGACATTAACCACGACTTACACGCGATAA
- a CDS encoding PhzF family phenazine biosynthesis protein, which translates to MELDIYVVDAFTDTQFKGNSAAVIPLEEWLAPELMQNIATENNLSETAFLKSIGANQYEIRWFSPITEIDFCGHATLASSLVLFDEFGINGTIEFHTLEVGTLTVEKNAQGKIEMTFPARPPKAVSDIPSALIEGLSCDVERVLLSPQAYFVVVGNQQEVLEVQYRSEHLKTLAPYDVVVTAKGDQQDFVSRYFWPANGGDEDPVTGSIHAGLAPFWAEALGKTSLVAYQASQRGGILHCEVTGEQVRVSGDGVLYMKGKIFV; encoded by the coding sequence ATGGAATTGGATATCTACGTGGTGGACGCCTTCACCGATACGCAATTCAAAGGCAACTCAGCAGCGGTGATACCATTAGAGGAATGGCTAGCCCCAGAATTGATGCAAAATATCGCGACAGAAAACAACTTATCAGAGACGGCTTTCCTAAAGTCCATTGGCGCAAACCAATATGAGATTCGTTGGTTCTCTCCGATTACTGAAATCGATTTCTGTGGACACGCAACACTGGCCTCTTCGTTAGTTCTGTTTGATGAGTTTGGCATTAATGGCACGATTGAATTTCATACTCTGGAAGTAGGGACCCTCACCGTAGAGAAGAATGCGCAAGGTAAGATCGAGATGACGTTCCCTGCTCGTCCTCCAAAAGCCGTTTCTGATATTCCCTCGGCATTGATTGAAGGCCTAAGTTGCGATGTGGAACGCGTACTGCTTAGCCCTCAAGCGTATTTCGTGGTGGTCGGCAACCAGCAGGAGGTACTTGAGGTTCAATACCGTTCAGAGCACCTCAAGACACTCGCTCCTTACGATGTGGTCGTTACCGCAAAAGGCGATCAACAAGACTTTGTATCTCGTTACTTTTGGCCTGCAAATGGTGGTGACGAAGACCCCGTAACTGGCTCGATTCACGCTGGGTTAGCACCGTTCTGGGCAGAAGCGTTAGGCAAAACATCACTGGTCGCTTACCAAGCTTCTCAGCGCGGAGGCATTTTGCACTGTGAAGTTACTGGCGAACAAGTAAGAGTATCTGGCGACGGCGTGCTCTACATGAAAGGCAAGATTTTTGTTTAA
- a CDS encoding HlyD family secretion protein, with product MMKRIILGTLALTLLTACSKDDGQQALGTLERDRVTFTATSSEIIRALPIKEGSQVTEGEVLVQLDTKNQEAVLAHAVAEQAKADAYLLKLTNGERPEDIAAAQARVARAEAQLVEAQKNYQRKAELVRKKLISQSEKDTALAARDSARAELDSSQEEFSKLTAGSRPEDIEQAKAALMAAKADVALQEQKLAELTITATRDGLLDNLPFNLGERVPVNGIVAVIQASRVPYARVYVPANYRVDFVPGKTVNVHVDGVEQPYSGTVRWVATEPSFTPYFALTEEERSRLMYLAEVDLQDSAQSLPSGIPAQVDLVE from the coding sequence ATGATGAAGCGAATCATTCTTGGCACCCTAGCCCTGACTCTTTTAACTGCCTGTTCCAAAGATGACGGACAGCAAGCCCTTGGCACATTAGAACGTGACCGCGTAACCTTCACTGCCACCTCTAGCGAGATAATTCGTGCCCTACCCATTAAGGAAGGCAGCCAAGTCACCGAAGGAGAAGTGCTGGTTCAGCTCGATACAAAGAACCAAGAAGCCGTTTTAGCTCACGCAGTTGCCGAACAAGCCAAGGCTGACGCCTATCTTTTGAAATTGACCAATGGTGAGCGACCAGAAGACATTGCCGCAGCGCAAGCACGCGTTGCCAGAGCGGAAGCTCAATTGGTTGAAGCGCAAAAGAACTACCAACGTAAAGCGGAGTTAGTCCGCAAGAAACTCATCAGCCAATCAGAAAAAGACACCGCTTTAGCAGCCAGAGATTCTGCCCGCGCTGAATTGGACTCCTCACAAGAAGAGTTCAGTAAACTGACGGCTGGCTCTCGCCCTGAAGATATTGAACAAGCGAAAGCCGCACTCATGGCTGCAAAAGCCGATGTAGCACTGCAAGAACAAAAGCTGGCAGAACTCACCATCACGGCCACGCGAGATGGCTTGTTAGATAACCTACCGTTTAACCTTGGTGAACGCGTTCCTGTTAATGGTATTGTTGCCGTAATTCAAGCCAGCCGCGTCCCATACGCTCGCGTTTATGTTCCTGCTAACTATCGAGTCGACTTTGTGCCGGGTAAAACGGTTAACGTGCATGTAGATGGCGTTGAGCAACCGTATAGCGGCACCGTTCGTTGGGTAGCAACTGAGCCTTCATTCACGCCCTATTTCGCGCTTACCGAGGAAGAACGCTCGCGTTTGATGTACCTAGCAGAAGTCGACCTACAAGACTCCGCACAATCCTTGCCTTCAGGTATCCCAGCGCAAGTGGATTTGGTGGAGTAA
- a CDS encoding ABC transporter ATP-binding protein — translation MTEYAIQAENVVKKFGDFTAINNITLNVPKGSIYGFLGPNGCGKSTTIRVLTGLLSPSEGNVDVLGLEIPKQSELLRLKIGYMTQKFSLYDDLTVQENLEFIGQIFGMETKALKARIEEQLATYGLDQLRKQRVGGMSGGQKQRLSLAAATMHKPELLFLDEPTSAVDPENRRDFWEQLFDLSDQGTTILVTTHYMDEAERCHRLAIMEAGEIRADGEPEELMTQMGVNIVEVKADNLRELKEKVIRREEVRSAAQLGIRLRILIHQHIEQPIEWLTQTFPELEGCEMNIARPSLEDVFVSVTGEGRQ, via the coding sequence ATGACCGAATACGCGATTCAAGCTGAAAATGTAGTGAAGAAGTTTGGTGACTTCACCGCCATCAACAACATCACGCTTAATGTGCCCAAAGGCAGTATTTATGGTTTTCTTGGCCCCAACGGCTGCGGTAAATCGACAACCATTCGTGTGTTAACAGGCCTACTCAGCCCAAGTGAGGGCAATGTTGATGTACTAGGACTCGAGATCCCAAAACAATCGGAATTGCTGCGCCTCAAGATTGGCTACATGACACAAAAGTTTTCCCTCTATGATGACCTGACGGTTCAAGAGAATCTTGAGTTTATTGGACAAATCTTTGGTATGGAAACCAAGGCCCTAAAGGCTCGCATCGAAGAACAACTAGCCACCTACGGTCTCGACCAACTGCGTAAACAGCGCGTCGGAGGAATGAGCGGCGGCCAGAAACAACGCTTGTCTCTCGCCGCAGCCACCATGCATAAACCAGAACTGTTGTTTCTCGATGAACCCACGTCTGCGGTTGACCCAGAGAACCGACGCGATTTCTGGGAGCAGTTGTTTGATCTCTCTGACCAAGGTACGACGATTTTGGTCACAACGCACTACATGGATGAAGCGGAGCGTTGCCATCGTCTGGCTATCATGGAAGCTGGGGAAATCCGCGCCGATGGTGAGCCAGAAGAACTCATGACGCAAATGGGCGTTAACATCGTCGAAGTCAAAGCGGATAACTTACGCGAGCTAAAAGAGAAAGTCATTCGACGCGAAGAAGTCCGTTCTGCCGCACAGCTCGGCATTCGCTTACGCATTTTGATCCACCAGCACATCGAACAACCGATCGAATGGTTAACCCAAACCTTTCCAGAGCTTGAGGGCTGCGAGATGAACATTGCTCGCCCGAGCTTGGAAGATGTGTTTGTCAGTGTTACGGGAGAAGGTCGCCAATGA
- a CDS encoding ABC transporter permease, producing MKSIARMKAVMIKEIRQLSRDRITFGMVVMIPLIQLLLFGFAINTDIRNIPVGVVDQSGSTAGRVITESVKVTQVVDVVETFATASEAEQAIQDGLVRAALILPSDLTQRMVQGRELGQWIVDGSDTMISSAILSLQTMPLTDFDFEIRPAPTKTFEVALYYNPSRRSAVNIVPGLLGVILTMTMILFTSAAIVRERERGNLELLITTPIHSIELMVAKIIPYIFVGLIQVFIILGLGHWIFGVPINGAISQILFGTLLFIAASLTLGLVISTIATTQLQAMQMTVFILLPSILLSGFMFPYEGMPVAAQWISEALPATHFMRIIRGVVLRGADLMELWRDTVWLLGFTVIGLIVASFRFKKSLD from the coding sequence ATGAAATCTATTGCCCGTATGAAAGCGGTAATGATCAAAGAGATCCGTCAGCTTTCACGTGACCGCATTACCTTTGGCATGGTCGTGATGATCCCGTTGATTCAGCTCCTGCTGTTCGGCTTTGCCATTAATACCGATATTCGCAACATTCCCGTTGGCGTCGTCGATCAAAGTGGCAGTACTGCCGGGCGCGTGATTACCGAGTCCGTCAAAGTCACACAAGTGGTCGATGTGGTCGAAACCTTCGCTACCGCATCAGAAGCCGAGCAAGCCATTCAAGACGGCTTGGTACGAGCGGCTTTGATTCTGCCTAGCGACTTAACCCAACGTATGGTGCAAGGTCGAGAACTTGGACAGTGGATTGTGGATGGTTCAGACACCATGATCAGCTCTGCGATTCTCTCGCTACAAACCATGCCGTTAACGGATTTTGATTTTGAGATACGCCCTGCCCCAACCAAAACCTTTGAAGTTGCGCTGTATTACAACCCGAGTCGGCGCTCGGCGGTGAACATTGTCCCCGGTTTATTGGGCGTGATTCTGACTATGACGATGATCTTGTTCACTAGTGCAGCCATTGTTCGTGAGCGGGAACGCGGCAATTTAGAGTTACTGATTACTACGCCAATCCACTCCATCGAACTCATGGTGGCGAAGATCATTCCCTACATCTTTGTTGGTCTGATACAGGTGTTTATCATTTTAGGCTTGGGGCACTGGATATTTGGCGTGCCAATAAACGGCGCCATTAGTCAGATACTGTTTGGCACGCTGCTGTTTATCGCCGCGAGTTTAACCTTAGGTTTGGTGATATCCACCATTGCGACGACACAGCTTCAGGCCATGCAGATGACGGTGTTTATTCTTTTGCCATCGATTCTTCTGTCCGGATTTATGTTCCCTTATGAAGGAATGCCCGTCGCGGCACAATGGATCTCAGAAGCCCTGCCTGCCACTCACTTTATGCGCATTATTCGTGGTGTGGTGTTGCGTGGTGCAGATTTAATGGAGCTATGGCGAGATACAGTCTGGTTACTTGGATTCACTGTTATCGGCCTTATTGTCGCTTCATTTCGCTTCAAAAAATCACTCGACTAA
- the fdhF gene encoding formate dehydrogenase subunit alpha, translating into MIEIVIDGKYRIVEEGLTLLEAAKVCGVEIPSLCGMNKSNEKVPCDLCVVEVESGGTKRACELEVYRGLNVVTQSEQLSEHRRKALNRIMTDHYADCEAPCKTACPAGVDIQSYLYHIAQNDHQKAIEVIKRTLPMPLSIGRVCPAFCESECRRSLVDEPIAIRQLKRHAADADLSAHEAYVPEKKPSKGLNIAVVGSGPGGLTAGYYLSNEGYDVTVFESMPKAGGWLRYGIPEYRLPKDILDKEIELMCRNGMQVHTNQKLGVDFTLSQLSEEYDAVCLAVGASQAVEMHYTGSDLEGCYLGVDYLKDYVTEQNYVTGQKVAVIGGGNTAIDCARTARRAGADTTLIYRRTRDEMPAEDYEIVEAEHEGVKFHFLTNPAENLADETGRVNAIRLERMALGEPDASGRRSPKPTGEFFTEEFDTVIAAVSQKPDLSFLEGEDLSIPLTRWNTSDADEKTMHTGTGNIFSIGDFRRGPATAVEAVGDGRVAAKAIDLFLNGDMADMPKAAFNSRKEKKLSQVDPLHFENIQKVARSIMPELTPVQREQSFAEVELGFDNEEAMKEAARCLECGCQANTDCALRDYSTEYEAEQSFDFSLQIKSHQDWLDLRAKDLRHKYEVDRSSEFIEFDANRCISCGQCIQACRDKAVHGVLNFVCDKQGRPALRPDDRPHFGSNKNGLTLMGDSNCVQCGACVQVCPTGAMVDSRDRSQGRTEDLKAVDTICTYCGVGCKLTMFVDEATNTIRYVKGGDSPVNQGMLCVKGRFGFDFIGSEERLTTPLIRKDGWLQPASWEEAIQLIASKFSGIKQDFGSNALAGFSSAKTTNEDNYAFQKFVRRELGTNNVDHCARLCHASSVTGLEASLGSGAMTNDIPSIKHSDVIFIIGSDTTSAHPIIASHIKQAIRHHGARLIVADPKRVDMAEHAELYMAHRPGTDVMLLNGVMQQIIKNGWYDQEYIEERVDGFDTLLQEVMSPAYNLDKVELVTGVKAEDIQAMARMIGTADRTAVYYSMGITQHTTGHDNVRSIANLQLLCGNIGIEGGGINPLRGQSNVQGACDMGALPNSFPGYQKVYNPIVRQKFAIEWNAPNLPSEQGLTLTEIIDAACHRDVRGMYIMGENPVLSDPNQAHVIEGLEALDFLVVQDIFLTETAQYADVVLPSCSFAEKAGHFTNTERRVQRVNPVVTAPGEAKEDWWIIQEIANAMGSDWDYHCVSDITNEIARVTPQYAGLRWDAITPNGVQWPSNKNNPAGTRIMHQTQFTRGKGQMVGVPFRYAAELPDEEYPLVLTTGRVLEQFHTGTMTRKTKGLDNLAGPRAMVSVEDAEALGISNGQRLTVSTRRGSIEIDAFVTKRIQKGVVFIPFHFVESPVNRLTTTATDPHAKIPEFKVAAVKVEVSEKTTQTESLEDSYQHV; encoded by the coding sequence ATGATAGAAATTGTCATCGATGGAAAATATAGAATTGTAGAAGAGGGTCTAACCCTTTTAGAAGCAGCAAAAGTGTGTGGGGTCGAGATCCCATCGCTGTGCGGAATGAACAAAAGTAATGAAAAAGTACCGTGTGACTTGTGTGTGGTTGAAGTCGAAAGCGGCGGTACTAAGCGTGCGTGTGAACTCGAAGTTTACCGCGGCCTTAATGTGGTCACGCAATCAGAACAACTAAGCGAGCACCGCAGAAAAGCACTTAACCGCATCATGACGGACCATTACGCCGATTGTGAAGCGCCATGTAAAACCGCGTGTCCTGCGGGCGTGGATATCCAGTCGTACCTTTATCACATTGCACAGAACGATCATCAAAAAGCGATTGAAGTGATTAAGCGTACGCTTCCTATGCCACTATCGATTGGCCGTGTATGCCCAGCATTTTGTGAGAGCGAATGTCGCCGCTCGTTAGTCGATGAACCAATCGCAATTCGTCAGCTAAAACGTCACGCCGCGGATGCGGATTTGTCTGCGCATGAAGCCTACGTACCGGAAAAGAAACCAAGTAAAGGTTTGAACATTGCCGTCGTGGGCAGTGGTCCTGGTGGTCTAACAGCTGGCTACTACTTATCGAATGAAGGCTACGACGTTACGGTCTTTGAATCCATGCCAAAAGCGGGCGGTTGGTTGCGTTACGGTATTCCTGAATACCGTTTACCAAAAGACATTCTCGATAAAGAAATCGAATTGATGTGCCGCAACGGTATGCAAGTTCACACCAATCAAAAGCTAGGTGTGGATTTCACGCTTTCTCAATTGAGCGAAGAATACGACGCGGTGTGTTTGGCGGTCGGCGCGTCTCAAGCGGTCGAAATGCATTACACAGGCAGTGACCTTGAAGGTTGCTACTTAGGTGTTGATTACCTCAAAGATTACGTGACTGAGCAAAACTATGTAACGGGTCAGAAAGTCGCGGTGATCGGCGGTGGTAACACGGCAATTGACTGTGCTCGTACTGCGCGTCGTGCTGGTGCAGACACCACGTTGATTTACCGTCGTACCCGTGACGAAATGCCGGCAGAAGACTACGAGATTGTTGAAGCGGAACACGAAGGGGTGAAATTCCACTTCTTGACCAATCCTGCAGAAAACCTTGCCGATGAAACCGGACGCGTGAATGCGATTCGTCTAGAGCGCATGGCGTTGGGTGAGCCGGATGCATCTGGTCGTCGCAGCCCTAAACCAACTGGCGAGTTCTTTACCGAAGAGTTCGACACCGTGATTGCAGCAGTATCGCAAAAGCCAGATCTGAGCTTCCTCGAAGGCGAAGATTTGTCGATTCCACTTACGCGCTGGAATACTTCTGATGCCGATGAAAAGACCATGCACACCGGCACGGGTAACATCTTCAGTATTGGTGATTTCCGCCGTGGTCCAGCAACGGCAGTTGAAGCGGTGGGTGATGGTCGTGTTGCGGCAAAAGCAATAGACCTATTTTTGAATGGTGATATGGCGGATATGCCAAAGGCGGCGTTCAACTCACGAAAAGAGAAGAAGCTCTCTCAAGTCGATCCGCTTCACTTCGAGAACATCCAGAAAGTTGCTCGATCTATCATGCCTGAGCTGACTCCAGTACAACGCGAGCAAAGCTTCGCTGAAGTGGAGTTGGGCTTTGATAACGAAGAAGCAATGAAGGAAGCGGCGCGCTGTCTAGAATGTGGCTGTCAGGCAAATACTGATTGTGCGCTGCGTGATTACTCCACCGAATATGAAGCTGAGCAAAGCTTTGACTTCTCCTTGCAGATTAAATCACACCAAGATTGGCTAGATCTTCGTGCGAAAGACTTGCGTCATAAGTACGAAGTTGACCGCAGTTCTGAGTTTATTGAGTTTGATGCTAACCGCTGTATTAGCTGTGGTCAGTGCATCCAAGCGTGCCGCGACAAAGCCGTACACGGTGTACTGAACTTCGTGTGCGATAAACAAGGTCGTCCTGCATTACGTCCTGACGATCGTCCACACTTTGGAAGTAACAAGAATGGCTTAACCCTAATGGGTGATTCGAACTGCGTGCAATGTGGCGCGTGCGTTCAAGTGTGTCCAACGGGCGCAATGGTCGATAGTCGTGACCGTTCACAAGGTCGTACCGAAGATCTGAAAGCGGTCGACACCATTTGTACATACTGTGGTGTGGGCTGTAAGTTGACTATGTTCGTGGATGAAGCAACCAATACGATTCGTTACGTGAAGGGCGGTGACTCGCCAGTGAACCAAGGCATGCTGTGTGTGAAAGGGCGCTTTGGTTTTGATTTCATTGGCAGTGAAGAGCGTCTTACCACGCCATTGATTCGTAAAGACGGTTGGTTGCAGCCTGCAAGTTGGGAAGAGGCGATTCAACTGATTGCGAGCAAGTTCTCTGGCATCAAGCAAGATTTTGGCAGCAACGCATTGGCGGGTTTCTCTTCAGCGAAAACCACCAACGAAGACAACTACGCGTTCCAAAAATTTGTCCGTCGTGAACTGGGCACCAATAACGTCGACCACTGTGCGCGTTTGTGCCACGCATCGAGTGTAACCGGTCTTGAAGCGTCACTGGGTAGTGGTGCAATGACCAACGACATTCCAAGCATTAAGCACTCGGATGTGATCTTTATTATTGGTTCGGATACCACATCGGCGCACCCGATTATTGCTTCACATATCAAACAAGCAATTCGTCACCACGGCGCTCGTTTGATTGTGGCTGACCCGAAACGTGTCGATATGGCAGAGCATGCTGAGCTGTATATGGCGCACCGTCCGGGTACGGATGTGATGCTCCTAAACGGTGTCATGCAGCAGATCATCAAGAACGGTTGGTACGATCAAGAGTACATCGAAGAACGTGTCGACGGCTTTGATACCTTACTGCAAGAAGTGATGTCGCCAGCCTATAACCTCGATAAAGTGGAGTTGGTTACGGGCGTAAAAGCCGAAGACATTCAAGCAATGGCGCGCATGATCGGTACAGCAGATCGTACGGCTGTTTACTACTCGATGGGTATTACTCAGCACACGACAGGTCATGACAACGTGCGTTCTATCGCTAACCTGCAATTGCTGTGTGGCAACATCGGTATTGAAGGTGGTGGTATTAACCCACTACGTGGTCAATCTAACGTGCAAGGCGCGTGTGATATGGGCGCTTTGCCAAACAGCTTCCCGGGCTATCAAAAGGTATACAACCCAATTGTGCGTCAGAAGTTTGCGATTGAATGGAACGCACCAAATCTGCCTTCTGAGCAAGGTCTAACCCTGACAGAAATCATTGATGCGGCTTGCCATCGTGACGTTCGTGGTATGTACATCATGGGTGAGAACCCAGTGTTGAGTGACCCGAACCAAGCGCATGTGATTGAAGGTTTAGAAGCGCTCGATTTCTTGGTAGTTCAAGACATCTTCCTAACGGAAACCGCGCAATACGCGGATGTGGTTCTGCCTTCTTGCTCGTTTGCAGAGAAAGCGGGTCACTTCACCAATACGGAGCGTCGTGTTCAGCGCGTGAATCCGGTTGTCACGGCGCCGGGTGAAGCGAAAGAAGATTGGTGGATTATCCAAGAGATCGCCAATGCCATGGGTAGTGATTGGGATTACCACTGCGTGTCTGATATCACTAATGAAATTGCACGAGTGACACCTCAATACGCGGGTCTTCGTTGGGATGCCATTACGCCAAACGGTGTGCAATGGCCTAGCAACAAGAACAACCCTGCGGGTACTCGCATCATGCACCAAACCCAGTTTACTCGTGGTAAAGGGCAAATGGTGGGCGTACCGTTCCGTTATGCGGCTGAGCTGCCAGATGAAGAGTACCCACTTGTGTTAACGACGGGTCGCGTACTTGAGCAGTTCCACACTGGCACCATGACGCGCAAAACCAAAGGGTTGGATAACCTTGCTGGCCCTCGCGCAATGGTTAGCGTGGAAGACGCAGAAGCACTTGGCATCAGTAATGGTCAGCGTCTGACAGTGTCTACACGTCGCGGCAGCATTGAGATTGATGCCTTTGTGACTAAGCGGATTCAAAAAGGTGTGGTGTTCATTCCTTTCCACTTTGTTGAATCGCCAGTCAACCGCCTAACGACAACGGCAACTGACCCGCATGCGAAGATCCCTGAGTTCAAGGTCGCTGCGGTTAAAGTGGAAGTGAGCGAAAAGACAACGCAGACAGAGTCTCTCGAAGATAGTTACCAACACGTTTAA
- a CDS encoding TolC family protein has translation MDIKPYRLAAPIFMVALVAAPTLVNAAGKETHAAQNSASSERASTTKLAQLINVALSNDGNRKQYSAQSAAMRETGVASATLMDPKLKVGFGGLPVDSFKFDEDPMTNISVGLMQQFERGSTLDLQQKKANQQADGLGLQVHARELEVANSMTQLWLELGYQQRAEQIMLENRKLMKEMESFIQTNYSIGKSEAQDLLNAQLQVSKLDEKLQANAQMQRRLISQLSEWLGSDWLANEQALHASNQLNWDTLNSKLAASQNSTKHYQQLSQHPMVKMADVSISANKTQVEIAKQAYNPQFGVEVMYAYRQADNMMGEPASDLVSAYLTMDIPLFTGDRQDRNLAAAQYQVGAAQSQKDTLLTQMNAKVNTLLVDRGNLTQRLERYQSTLLPQAKARIQAVERGYQNNTAQFNDVISATTDELALQLEQQRLLTDLNIANSNLATLLGGFDYQVASPEARSISTY, from the coding sequence ATGGATATCAAACCATACCGCTTAGCTGCACCTATTTTTATGGTGGCTCTGGTCGCTGCGCCAACCTTGGTTAACGCCGCAGGTAAAGAGACGCACGCAGCGCAAAATTCCGCATCAAGTGAGCGAGCTTCAACGACCAAGCTTGCCCAACTGATCAACGTCGCTTTGAGTAACGATGGCAATCGTAAGCAATACTCAGCGCAATCTGCTGCCATGCGTGAAACGGGCGTCGCGAGTGCGACCTTGATGGACCCAAAACTAAAAGTAGGTTTTGGTGGCTTGCCTGTCGACAGCTTCAAATTCGATGAAGACCCAATGACCAACATCTCCGTTGGTTTAATGCAACAGTTTGAGCGTGGCTCTACGCTTGATTTACAGCAGAAGAAAGCCAATCAACAAGCCGACGGCCTTGGGCTTCAAGTGCATGCTCGTGAGCTTGAGGTAGCCAACAGCATGACTCAACTTTGGTTAGAACTTGGTTACCAGCAACGCGCTGAGCAAATCATGCTTGAGAACCGCAAGTTGATGAAGGAGATGGAAAGCTTTATTCAAACCAACTATTCGATTGGTAAGAGTGAAGCGCAAGATCTGCTTAACGCCCAACTTCAAGTCAGCAAGTTGGATGAGAAACTGCAAGCCAACGCACAAATGCAACGTCGTCTTATCTCTCAACTCTCCGAATGGTTGGGGTCAGATTGGTTGGCAAACGAACAGGCTCTGCACGCGAGCAATCAATTGAACTGGGACACACTGAACAGCAAACTTGCTGCGAGTCAGAATTCTACCAAGCATTATCAACAACTCAGCCAACACCCGATGGTTAAGATGGCCGACGTCAGTATTTCTGCCAATAAAACGCAGGTGGAAATTGCTAAGCAAGCCTACAACCCACAATTTGGCGTCGAAGTAATGTACGCCTACCGCCAAGCCGACAACATGATGGGTGAGCCCGCCTCTGATTTGGTCAGCGCTTACCTCACCATGGACATTCCGCTGTTCACAGGTGACCGCCAAGATCGCAATCTTGCTGCCGCTCAATACCAAGTTGGCGCGGCACAATCGCAAAAAGACACCTTACTAACGCAGATGAATGCCAAGGTGAACACTTTGCTGGTTGATCGCGGCAACTTAACCCAACGCTTAGAACGTTATCAATCCACCTTATTGCCTCAAGCGAAAGCGCGCATTCAAGCCGTTGAGCGAGGTTATCAAAACAACACAGCGCAGTTTAACGATGTGATTTCTGCCACCACAGACGAGTTGGCTCTGCAATTAGAGCAACAACGTCTGCTGACCGATCTCAACATCGCAAACAGCAATTTAGCCACCCTACTCGGTGGTTTCGACTACCAAGTGGCTTCACCGGAAGCTCGCTCTATTTCGACATATTAA